GTGCGGCCGTTATTCGCGCTTGGGTCGAGTTTCCCGAGCGCAGTGGGATTTGACTAATCGATTCCTCGGATGCGACCTATCGCGCCGCGCGATACCTCGATGGGTTGGCCAAAGTTATCTATGCAGAGGAGAAGCAAACCCTCCTCGCATCGAAATTTAAGAGCCGTTAACGATTGCCCCAGGCAGGGGCCGAATACGCATTCACCGGTATCCGGCATGAATTGCGCGCCATGTGCGTAGCAGATGACTCGCTGCCCATTAGCAGATAGAAATCGATCCTTTCTGTATTCCAGAGGCACATCGAGGTGAGGGCAACTATTGCGGTAAATCCGAACCTCCCCGCGATGCAACAGAGCGAACACGGTGTCGCCACCTGACTTGAAAGGATCAAAGCCGCGTGCCTGGCCTTCTTTCAGTTGATCGAGAGGGCATAGCGCTACGCTACGATCCACGACTTAGTCCTGCTTCGGCGGTGGGCCGCCCGGAGCCCATTTTTCGCGAGAGGTAAAGAGGAACAACTGCGAATTGTCTGCGGATATAGGAGCTACCCGAGGCGCCCAAGCGTCATCGTGTTTGTCCATATCAGCGTCGTATTCGATGTGACAGCCAAGGGGGCTGTTGAAATACCAGAACCAGTTGGAGCCGAAAAGGTGGCGGCCGGGGCCCCAGAAACTTGTCCAACCTTTCTGCTGAAAACGAGTTCCGGCGAGAAGGACTTCTGTACCGCTGCCCATATGGAATGTGAAGTGCTCGCAGCCCTTCATGTGGGGTGGGGTCTGAATCATGAAAAGGCAGTGATGGTCATCCATACCTTTTGGTCGCATGAATGGGCCGACACCCGCGAAGCTGTCGGTAGTTACGAAGCCCAGCCTATCGCGATAGAAGGCTTCGCCTTTTGCTACATCCGGGACGAAGTACACGACATGCGAAAGCGTTCGCGGCAAAGCGTCCATTTCGGGCGTGATACCCAATTGGTTTACTGGACGTTGTGGCGGATTGCCGGGTGCGTTGGTTAGATCTGCTGGAGCGGTAAAGTGGCGGCGCCAAGTGACTTGGAAAGCAATAGCAAAACCAAGGTCATCTACAGTATGCAAGGTACCGTTCGCATCGCGACGAACCTCACGATCTCGGCTCAACTCGTCCTCGATTGCAGCGAGATCGGTGGAGCTTGCAACCCCATAGATAGTCTCGCGCAGAGAAGGCGCGGGGCCCATTGCTGCAGGAAGATTCGGATCCTCGGGGCGACGGATGATGATGGCCGAACCGTCCAAGGCCTCAAAGTGGCCTCCGTCGGCGTCCAGGTGTACTGCGGTCAGTCCGTAATCACGAAGGCAATCAGCGCAGGCTTGAAGGTCATCGACGCCAAATACCAAGGCATCAAGGCCAAGAATGTTCATGGCAACCACTCCATTGAAATTATGATCCGACCGAAAGGCCGGTGGTGTCTCTGCGGTAGGCATGCCGCATGACTGGAGTGGAGAGTGCTGTGGGAGTTCGTTGCTGACTAATCGCAACGTGGGATGCCAGCTATCTGAAAACTCAATACATAGCTGGAGAACCAGCTAGCAGGGGCCTATTCGATGACTGGGTTGTAGGTTCTCTTGACGTATCGAGAATGTCGGAAGAAGGTATCTCAAAAATAACTACAATATCGGAGATGCATCGCGATGCGATTTCATCATTTGGATCTGAATCTTCTGGTAGCTCTAGATGTGCTCCTGGAGGAGCAGAATATTACGCGCGCTGCTGAACGCCTTCATATGACACAGTCTGCTACGAGTGGCGTACTCGGGAGACTCCGAAAGTACTTTGAGGACGATCTCCTCGTGCAGGTAGGTCGGTCAATGCAGCCCACGCCCTATGCCCTGGAGTTGGCAAAGCCTGTGCGTGAGGTGTTACTGACGATCCGATCTTCCATCACTGCGAAACCCGTTTTTGATCCCGCTTCCAGCAAGCGACATTTCCGCTTGGTCGCGTCGGATTATCTAATCAGCGTTCTATTTGCTCAGGTGATCCAGCGTATACATCAGGAAGCTCCAGGGATCACATTTGAGATGCACCCTCCTGGGGAGCAAGCGGTGGAAATGACCGTACGGGGTGAGATTGACCTGATGTTCGTACCGGAGCGCTATCTCATAGAAGGGCACCCGTCTCAATTGCTATTCGAGGAAGAACACGTTTGCGTTGTTTGGAGTGGTAATACTGCAGTTGGCGAGGTGCTAACGCTGGAGCAGTACATGGAAATGGGCCATATCTCCGTTGGATTTGGTCGTTCTCGCCAACTCAGCATTGAAGACTGGTTTATGAATCAATATGGCTTCAAACGTCGATTGGAGGTCATCACCAATGACTTCAACACGTTGCCGCAGCTGCTGGTGGGCACGCACCGAGTTGCCACTATGCACCGCAGGCTGGCCTTGCTGTACGCGCGTTATCTACCGCTTCGTATCCTTCCGCCGCCCGTCAAAATTCCAGTGATGAAAGAGATCATGCAGTGGCACCGCAGCATGGATGGTGATCCCATGCATCGTTGGTTGAGAGAGACCGTTAGAGAGTTTATTCAGACGCTCGATCAAGCTGGTGAGCAAACGCAACAGACCGTGGCGCGCCGTTGAGCCACCATCTATCACACCCTATCTTTGCACGCGTAATCCGCAAGGATTGCGCGAAGTCCAGCTTCGGCAAATCTAAGGATTTACAGGCTTTACGGATATTGCATCGCGTTTCGTGATACCTCGCATCCTCACTCGCGATTAGCCAAAGTTGAGCTGTCTGAATAACGTCCTGCTCTGATCGTGCCCGACTTACCTACCGTTTTCGGGCTCGCCTTACGACTGAAGAAGGACAACAAAAAAAATGTTTCGATATTTCCCCACTAATTACGTATGGAATCTGTCGGTGGATCTCGCCATCGAGATGGGTGCTCGCATGGGCGAGATCGAAGAAATGTGCGCGCCTCTACAGGAAGCTGCTAAACAACCTGATGTAGCTGGTACTGCGGCCTTTCGCGAGTCATGGTCAAAGATGGCTGACAAGCTCTGTGGTCTTGCAGAGGAAGACGAGGTGGCGGGTCGTTTGCTTTCCGCAGGCGAGAAGTACAACCGTGCCGCCACCTATTATCTAACCGGCGAACGCCTGCAGGCGCACGGGGCGCCTGGTCGGCTGGCGCTGTATCAACGATTCCTGGAAACCTTCGCGCGCGGCATTGCACTGTCCAATGAAAACTGTGAGCGCGTCGAGATCCCTTATGAGGGCAAGTTTATCTCAGGCCTATATGTCCGCGCAGAACGTGGAGAGGGCCCGGCGCCACTGTTGCTCCAGGTTAATGGCTTGGATTCGACCAAGGAAATGAAATACCGCGTTGGCCTGCCTAATTGGCTGGCCAAGCGTGGCGTGTCCTCGCTGATTATCGACCAGCCTGGTACCGGAGAGGCGCTGCGCCTGCATGACCTCACCGCCCGCTATGACAGCGAGCACTGGGCCAGCCGAGTGGTCGACTGGCTGGAAACGCGCCCCGAAGTTGATCCTAAGCGCATAGGAATGGAAGGCGTGTCTTTAGGTGGTTACTACTGTCCGCGCGCTGTAGCTTTCGAACCACGTTTTGCCTGTGGCGTTGTCTGGGGTGCAAATCACGACTGGCGTGATGTGCAGAAGCGTCGTCTGGAGAAGGAGGGTAGCTTGCCTGTGCCTCATTACTGGACGCATGTCTGCTGGGTGTGGGGGGCGAAAAACACTGAAGACTTCGTGCAAATTTCAGAGAACGTTCACCTCGACGGCATTCTCGATCGCATTAAAGTACCTTTCCTTGTTACCCACGGAGAAAAGGATTCCCAAATTCCGCTCAAATGGGCCCACCGCACCTTTGAGCAGCTGGTAAATAGCCCGAAACGCGAGCTTAAAATCTTCACCGAGCGCGAGGGTGGTGTGCAGCACTCAAGCTTCGATAACAGCATCAATGCTGGACAGTACATCGCCGACTGGGTAGCCGAAACCCTTGGTGGGCGCACTGCGTGAAACAAGGCTCTGCCTGTGCTTGGCACAGGCAGAGCCAACTGGCTCACCAGATTTTAATGGTGTAGTCGACGTTTACCCGAGTTTCGTTGTCGCTTCTGAACGTTGACGCAACGCCTTGTTGATTTCGGTAAAAGGCCTCTCTTATGCGAAACGCCAAGCCTTTCGCTGGGCCAGACTGGATGACGTATGCCAACTCCAAATCTTTCGACGACTCCGTAAGGTCATTGCCCCCCAACGCCGGCAAGTTGATGTTGTTACCATGCAGGTAGCGCATCATTCCTGTCAGGCCGGGAAATCCCGCTGCTGCGAAGTCATAGTCATATTTCACAAGCCAAGTTCGCTCCTTGGGATTCACGAAATCCGCACTCATCGTTCCATCGCTCAATACAACAGGCTCCCCTCCAGCTATGTAGGGGAACGCGGTGTCTCCAAATTGCTGCATATAGCCGATCCCTAAGGTGTGACCGCTCCAGGCATAGCTGAACATCCCGCCTACGTTTAGGTTATCGACCTTCCCAGCCTTGGCTTGG
This genomic interval from Pseudomonas putida contains the following:
- a CDS encoding Rieske (2Fe-2S) protein, producing the protein MDRSVALCPLDQLKEGQARGFDPFKSGGDTVFALLHRGEVRIYRNSCPHLDVPLEYRKDRFLSANGQRVICYAHGAQFMPDTGECVFGPCLGQSLTALKFRCEEGLLLLCIDNFGQPIEVSRGAIGRIRGID
- a CDS encoding LysR family transcriptional regulator; protein product: MRFHHLDLNLLVALDVLLEEQNITRAAERLHMTQSATSGVLGRLRKYFEDDLLVQVGRSMQPTPYALELAKPVREVLLTIRSSITAKPVFDPASSKRHFRLVASDYLISVLFAQVIQRIHQEAPGITFEMHPPGEQAVEMTVRGEIDLMFVPERYLIEGHPSQLLFEEEHVCVVWSGNTAVGEVLTLEQYMEMGHISVGFGRSRQLSIEDWFMNQYGFKRRLEVITNDFNTLPQLLVGTHRVATMHRRLALLYARYLPLRILPPPVKIPVMKEIMQWHRSMDGDPMHRWLRETVREFIQTLDQAGEQTQQTVARR
- a CDS encoding VOC family protein; translated protein: MNILGLDALVFGVDDLQACADCLRDYGLTAVHLDADGGHFEALDGSAIIIRRPEDPNLPAAMGPAPSLRETIYGVASSTDLAAIEDELSRDREVRRDANGTLHTVDDLGFAIAFQVTWRRHFTAPADLTNAPGNPPQRPVNQLGITPEMDALPRTLSHVVYFVPDVAKGEAFYRDRLGFVTTDSFAGVGPFMRPKGMDDHHCLFMIQTPPHMKGCEHFTFHMGSGTEVLLAGTRFQQKGWTSFWGPGRHLFGSNWFWYFNSPLGCHIEYDADMDKHDDAWAPRVAPISADNSQLFLFTSREKWAPGGPPPKQD
- a CDS encoding alpha/beta hydrolase family protein, with protein sequence MFRYFPTNYVWNLSVDLAIEMGARMGEIEEMCAPLQEAAKQPDVAGTAAFRESWSKMADKLCGLAEEDEVAGRLLSAGEKYNRAATYYLTGERLQAHGAPGRLALYQRFLETFARGIALSNENCERVEIPYEGKFISGLYVRAERGEGPAPLLLQVNGLDSTKEMKYRVGLPNWLAKRGVSSLIIDQPGTGEALRLHDLTARYDSEHWASRVVDWLETRPEVDPKRIGMEGVSLGGYYCPRAVAFEPRFACGVVWGANHDWRDVQKRRLEKEGSLPVPHYWTHVCWVWGAKNTEDFVQISENVHLDGILDRIKVPFLVTHGEKDSQIPLKWAHRTFEQLVNSPKRELKIFTEREGGVQHSSFDNSINAGQYIADWVAETLGGRTA